TCTTGCGGCGGTTGCCGCCAACGTCGGCAATGTGCTGGAATGCGTTACGATTGCCGCATATCCTGCGATTGCCGAAGTGAAGGCGGAACTTGCCAAGCGTGGTGCGAAAGCGGTGCTGATGTCGGGCAGCGGTCCGACCGTGTTTGCCCTGGCGGATGATGAGGCGGCGGCCGAAGCGCTGGCGGACGGATTGGCAAAGCGCTGGCAGGCGGAAGTGATTGTTACAAAGACGAGCAAGGTGGGGTGCGAAGATGGAAGAACGTCGTTTGTTGCCGATTAAACTGGACAGCTATCAACCGCTGCGCGAGGTGGTATGCGAAACATTGCGCAATGCGATTGTCGCGGGCACCTTGAAACCGGGCGAACGTCTGATGGAGATTCAGGTGGCCGAAGAATTGGGCGTCAGCCGTACGCCGGTGCGCGAGGCGATTCGCAAGCTGGAATTGGAAGGCTTTGTCGTCATGATTCCGCGGCGCGGTACGTATGTTTCCGATTTGTCGATCAAGGATGTCAATGAGGTGTATGAAGTGAGAACCGCGCTGGATGTACTGGCAGCCGGACTGGCGGTAGAACGGATTACGGAAGAAGAATTGGAAGAGATGGAACGTCTTTTGGTCATCTTTGGCGAGTGCATCGAAGCGAACGATTTGGACAAGATCGTCGAAGCGGACGGCAAATTTCATGATATTTTATATAAAGCGACGCGCAATGAGCGTTTGGTTGGCATTGTGAACAATTTACGCGAACAGCTGACGCGTTTTCGTTCGCTCTCGATGTCGTATCCGGGCCGTCTCAAGGACATGCTGGAAGAGCATACGCGTCTGGTCGAAGCGCTTGGCCAGCGTAATGCCTCGGTCGCGCGGAAACTGGCCAATGATCATATGGCCAATGCGGAACAAACGTTGTTAAAGACCATGCTCGAACGTAGGCAGCATGGTGAACAATAGGATAGCGGAGGACTGACTATGTACGATGCCATTATACTGGCTGGCGGCGAAAACAAGGGACCCCTGCGCGGGTGTTCGGACCAGCCGTATGAGGCGCTGATTGAAATTGCCGGAAAGCCGATGGTTTCTTTTGTTGCCGTGGCGTTGGCGGCCGTACCTGAGATCGAAACAATCTGGGTCGTCGGCCCGGCGGCCCAGCTGGCAGCTTGTCCGCTGCCGCCTAAGGCCAAGCTGCTGGAAGGCGGCGCTTCGATCATCGAAACGATCCGGTTGGGTTTGGCGAAATTGGAACCTGGACGAAAAGCGATTGTGGCTACGGGCGATATTCCGCTATTGACGCCGGAAGCGGTGCAGGAATTTCTGCGTCTTTGTCGGCAGCAGGCCGCGGAAGTCTATTATCCGATTATCAGCCGCGAGCTGAATGATGCGCATTATCCCGGCAGCAAACGGACGTATGTGCGTTTTACCGATGGCGTTTATACGGGGGGGAATCTGTTTCTTGTTGATCCGGTCGTGGTGCCGCGTTGTGTCGCGGTAGCGGAAAAAATCATCGCCAATCGAAAGAATCCGCTGCAGCTCTGCCGGATTCTTGGCTGGGGCTTTGTCGTCCGCTTTATTCTCGGCCGTCTGAGCCTGGAAAAGGTGAAGGACCGTGTCGCCCAATTGCTTGGCGTTAGCGGCGCTGTCATTTATTCACAGCATCCGCAGGTTGGAATCGATGTGGACAAACCAAGCGATCTGGAGTTGGTGCGCGATGTTTTTGCGCGCACGGTCGACGCTGCAAGGCAATGAACAAGGACTGTTTCAAGATGGGGTTTCGAACCTGTCTTGCGACAGTCTTTTTGACTGTCTAAGAGGAAAAAGCAAAATTAAGTGAACTTTTTTTCTTCAAATTTGCAATCTTTGCGGAAAAAATTGAATAAAAATGGTACACTAAGGGGAGATTATTCGGATTTGTGGAAAACGGAGGAAGTCAAGATGGAAAAACTGCGACGAGTGGAACGGGTGGCGGCGCTTACGAAGCTGCTGACCGATATGCCCGGTCATCTTTTTTCGCTGGGCGCTTTCAGCCAGACCTTCGGCGCGGCCAAATCAACGCTGAGTGAAGACATGGTCACGATACGCCAGGCGTTGGCTGAACTTGGCATGGGACTCCTGGAAACCGTACCGGGCGCTGCAGGCGGCGTGCGCTATCTGCCTAACTATTCTAAAGAACGCATGCAGGCGGTTCTCGATGAATTGGCGGTGAAGCTGTCGGCGCCGGAGCGGATCATTCCGGGCGGTTTTTTGTATATGACGGACTTGCTCTTTCAGGCGGATCGAATGGCGCGGGTGGGCGAAATATTTCGCACCCGCTTTGCGCATTTGCAGCCCGACTATATCATGACGGTCGAGACGAAGGGGATTCCGCTGGCTTTCATGACGGCCAGAGCCTTCGGCATTCCGCTTGTGACAGCGCGGCGCGGCAGTAAAGTGACGGAAGGATCGTCGGTCAATATCAATTATGTGACCGGGTCGTCAAAACGCATCCAGACGATGTCGTTGCCGCGCCGGGCGATCGAACCGGGGTCCAAGGTCTTGATCATTGACGATTTCATGAAAGCCGGCGGCACGGCGCGCGGCATGGCGGATCTGGCGCAGGAAGTCGGCGGCCGGGTTGTCGGAATCGGCGTTTTGGTCGCGACGATCGAGCCGGAAGAAAAACTGATTGAGAATTATCTGGCGCTATTAACGCTGCATGCGGTGGAACAGCAAAAGAAAACGATCGATATTCGTCCGTTGCAGCCTGATGCGGCCTTGGCGGAATAAATTTAATGAAAATTCGCCCTAGTGGAACTTTCACTTTTGGGCAGGAATGCTTGCAGCGGTGTCGAAAGAGAAAAAAGTTTGGCTCAATTCAATGCATAGATGCATGCAAATAGAAGGAAAGCAACGTCGGCAGGCGGCGGTCGCGGCGTGGAAAGCAAGGGGGATGCAAGTATGGCGGAATGGCTGACCGTTATTTTGGCGGCGGGCAAAGGGACGCGGATGAAATCGGCGCTGCCCAAAGTATTGCACAAAGTGGGCGGCAAACCGATGGTGCAACAGGTGATGGATGCTGCGACACAGGCGGGTGCTTCGCGCAATATCGTGGTAGTCGGTTTTGGCGGCGATGAGGTCAAAACGGCGATTGGCGAGCAGGCGCAGTGCGTTGTGCAGCAGGAACAGTTGGGCACCGGGCACGCGGTGATGCAGGCGCAGGGGCTTTTGGCGGGGTTTAGCGGTACGGTGATGGTACTGGCGGGCGATACGCCGCTCTTGACGGAGGCGCTTTTAAAACGACTGCATCAGGAGCATGAAGCGAAAGGCGCTGCGGCGACGGTACTGACTTTTATTCCGGATGATGCGGCCGCGTACGGCCGGGTTGTCCGCAACGAAGCGGGACAGGTCGTCAAGATCGTTGAACGCAAGGACGCTACGGAAGAAGAAGCGGCGATTCGCGAAGTGAACTCCGCGATTTACTGTTTCGATTGCAAGGCCTTGCTTGACGCATTGGGAAAAATCAATTGCGACAACGCGCAGGGCGAGTATTACCTAACCGACGTCATCGGCATATTGGCCGCACGGGGCGATTTGGTCTGGGCGGTAGTGGCCGATGATCACCAAGACACGATGGGCATCAATTCGCGTCGCCAACTGGCCGAAGCGGAACAGATCATGCGGCGGCGCAAGCTGGAGCAGCTGATGGATGACGGCGTCACCGTCATGGATCCGGCCAGCACCTATGTCGACGCGCAGGTTCAGGTCGGACGGGATACGATTCTCTATCCGAATACCTGGCTCGAAGGCGCGACGGTGATTGGCGAAAACTGTGCGATCGGTCCTGACGTCAGGCTGCAAAATGTTGCGGTCGGCGACGGCTGTACGCTGCATTTTCTTTACGGACACGACTGCCGGGTTGGCGACGGCGTCATTGCCGGACCGTATGTTCATCTGCGTCCGCAGACGAAACTGGCCGACAAGGTTAAAATCGGCAATTTCGTCGAAGTGAAAAACAGTTCGATCGGGCAAGGCAGCAAGATTCCGCATCTGAGCTATATCGGCGATGCCGATATGGGGGCGGGCGTCAATATGGGTTGCGGTTGCGTGACCGTCAATTACGACGGTAAGCAGAAGCATCGCACGACAATTGCCGACGGCGCGTTTGTCGGCTGCAATGCCAACTTGGTCGCACCGGTGACGGTCGGCGAAGGCGCCTATGTGGCGGCCGGATCGACGATTACCAAGGATGTTCCCGCCGAATCGCTTGGTGTAGCCC
The nucleotide sequence above comes from Azotosporobacter soli. Encoded proteins:
- the glmU gene encoding bifunctional UDP-N-acetylglucosamine diphosphorylase/glucosamine-1-phosphate N-acetyltransferase GlmU, with the protein product MAEWLTVILAAGKGTRMKSALPKVLHKVGGKPMVQQVMDAATQAGASRNIVVVGFGGDEVKTAIGEQAQCVVQQEQLGTGHAVMQAQGLLAGFSGTVMVLAGDTPLLTEALLKRLHQEHEAKGAAATVLTFIPDDAAAYGRVVRNEAGQVVKIVERKDATEEEAAIREVNSAIYCFDCKALLDALGKINCDNAQGEYYLTDVIGILAARGDLVWAVVADDHQDTMGINSRRQLAEAEQIMRRRKLEQLMDDGVTVMDPASTYVDAQVQVGRDTILYPNTWLEGATVIGENCAIGPDVRLQNVAVGDGCTLHFLYGHDCRVGDGVIAGPYVHLRPQTKLADKVKIGNFVEVKNSSIGQGSKIPHLSYIGDADMGAGVNMGCGCVTVNYDGKQKHRTTIADGAFVGCNANLVAPVTVGEGAYVAAGSTITKDVPAESLGVARARQTNIDGWTKRR
- a CDS encoding nucleotidyltransferase family protein, coding for MYDAIILAGGENKGPLRGCSDQPYEALIEIAGKPMVSFVAVALAAVPEIETIWVVGPAAQLAACPLPPKAKLLEGGASIIETIRLGLAKLEPGRKAIVATGDIPLLTPEAVQEFLRLCRQQAAEVYYPIISRELNDAHYPGSKRTYVRFTDGVYTGGNLFLVDPVVVPRCVAVAEKIIANRKNPLQLCRILGWGFVVRFILGRLSLEKVKDRVAQLLGVSGAVIYSQHPQVGIDVDKPSDLELVRDVFARTVDAARQ
- the purR gene encoding pur operon repressor, producing the protein MEKLRRVERVAALTKLLTDMPGHLFSLGAFSQTFGAAKSTLSEDMVTIRQALAELGMGLLETVPGAAGGVRYLPNYSKERMQAVLDELAVKLSAPERIIPGGFLYMTDLLFQADRMARVGEIFRTRFAHLQPDYIMTVETKGIPLAFMTARAFGIPLVTARRGSKVTEGSSVNINYVTGSSKRIQTMSLPRRAIEPGSKVLIIDDFMKAGGTARGMADLAQEVGGRVVGIGVLVATIEPEEKLIENYLALLTLHAVEQQKKTIDIRPLQPDAALAE
- a CDS encoding GntR family transcriptional regulator, which codes for MEERRLLPIKLDSYQPLREVVCETLRNAIVAGTLKPGERLMEIQVAEELGVSRTPVREAIRKLELEGFVVMIPRRGTYVSDLSIKDVNEVYEVRTALDVLAAGLAVERITEEELEEMERLLVIFGECIEANDLDKIVEADGKFHDILYKATRNERLVGIVNNLREQLTRFRSLSMSYPGRLKDMLEEHTRLVEALGQRNASVARKLANDHMANAEQTLLKTMLERRQHGEQ